The following coding sequences lie in one Lolium perenne isolate Kyuss_39 chromosome 2, Kyuss_2.0, whole genome shotgun sequence genomic window:
- the LOC127331452 gene encoding short-chain dehydrogenase/reductase 2b — protein sequence MRHHVVAAAAVSSTSVRSSLTPLRSPLHQPRASSRQATFPAACMEKKPASSVAAAAASPASSVHRLEKMSHDHEAIPKRLAVVTGGNRGIGLEVCRQLALEGVTVILTARDEKQGEGAVEYLRRESNLSNIIFHQLDILDSSSRASLARHIESTYGKLDILVNNAGVGGVAVDQDGLRALNIDPKMWLSGEAGHLIQSVIVQTYDEAVKCLNTNYYGLKWTTEALLPLLKRSTSGARIINTSSLRSELQRMPNEVLRESLRDADSWDEARIEAMLSEFLEDMKNERLEEAGWPLMLPAYSMSKMVVNLYTRILARRHPEMRVNCVHPGFVKTEINWNTGVIPPEEGARGAVMLALVPEDGPTGCYFDQTKMGVAW from the exons ATGAGACAtcacgtcgtcgccgccgccgctgtcTCGTCCACGAGCGTTCGGTCCAGCTTAACTCCACTCCGCTCGCCGCTCCACCAACCACGTGCATCTTCCCGGCAGGCCACCTTCCCTGCCGCTTGCATGGAGAAGAAGCCCGCATCCTCAGTGGCCGCCGCAGCGGCGTCGCCGGCATCATCTGTGCACAG GCTTGAGAAAATGAGCCATGACCATGAAGCAATCCCCAAAAG GCTTGCCGTGGTCACTGGTGGAAACAGAGGGATTGGCCTAGAGGTGTGCCGCCAGCTTGCTCTCGAAGGTGTGACAGTCATTCTCACCGCAAGGGATGAGAAACAAGGAGAAGGTGCAGTCGAGTACCTTCGCCGTGAATCTAACCTCTCCAACATTATTTTCCACCAGCTCGATATACTAGACAGTAGTAGCCGTGCCTCACTAGCGCGGCATATCGAGAGCACATATGGGAAGCTTGACATTTTG GTGAACAATGCTGGTGTTGGAGGGGTGGCAGTGGACCAGGATGGCCTCAGAGCTCTTAACATTGATCCTAAGATGTGG TTATCGGGCGAAGCAGGCCATCTGATCCAGTCCGTGATTGTACAAACCTATGATGAGGCAGTAAAATGCCTCAACACCAACTACTATGGGCTGAAATGGACAACAGAAGCTCTCCTTCCTCTACTGAAGCGATCCACATCGGGAGCAAGGATCATCAACACCTCATCCCTTCGCTCGGAGCTGCAG AGAATGCCAAACGAGGTGCTGCGGGAGTCCCTGCGCGACGCCGACAGCTGGGACGAGGCGCGGATCGAAGCCATGCTGAGCGAGTTCCTGGAGGACATGAAGAATGAGCGGCTGGAGGAGGCTGGGTGGCCGCTGATGCTTCCAGCCTACAGCATGTCCAAGATGGTGGTGAACCTCTACACGAGGATCCTGGCGAGGCGGCACCCGGAGAtgcgtgtcaactgtgtgcacccTGGGTTCGTCAAGACAGAGATCAACTGGAACACAGGGGTCATCCCACCGGAGGAAGGCGCCAGGGGCGCCGTCATGCTGGCGCTGGTGCCTGAGGATGGCCCCACGGGTTGCTACTTTGATCAGACGAAGATGGGGGTCGCTTGGTGA
- the LOC127331453 gene encoding (+)-neomenthol dehydrogenase, whose translation MENPADGTSTSAGNAKQASHRLAVVTGGNKGVGLEVCRQLAVKGVTVILTARDEKRGKDALESIRRESDLSNIVFHQLDVQDVNSVTSLARYVESSYGKLDILVNNAAVIGVAADEEGLKALNIDAETWTSGRAASLLKDVFQNTYDVTMNCLNTNYYGCKRVTEALLPLLKLSTSGGRIVNVSSLASELKRMPSEKLRNDLSNIEIWDEARIEALLKTFVEDVKEGRLEEAGWPTMLPAYSMSKMVINLYARILARRHPEMRVICVRPGFVKTDINWNLGTLTPEQGARGPVMLSLLSQEGPTGCYFDQTELVNVW comes from the exons ATGGAGAATCCAGCGGACGGAACCTCCACCTCCGCCGGCAACGCGAAGCAGGCTTCGCACAG ACTTGCAGTGGTCACTGGTGGAAACAAGGGAGTCGGCCTGGAGGTGTGCCGCCAGCTTGCTGTCAAAGGTGTAACAGTCATCCTAACAGCAAGAGACGAGAAGAGAGGGAAGGATGCCCTCGAGTCCATTCGCCGTGAGTCTGACCTCTCTAACATAGTCTTCCACCAGCTTGATGTCCAGGACGTCAACAGTGTTACCTCCTTAGCGCGATACGTCGAAAGCAGTTACGGAAAGCTTGACATTTTG GTTAACAATGCAGCAGTTATAGGAGTTGCAGCAGACGAGGAAGGCCTGAAAGCTCTGAACATTGATGCAGAGACATGG ACATCTGGCAGAGCAGCCAGTCTGCTCAAAGATGTGTTCCAGAACACCTATGATGTGACAATGAATTGTCTCAACACAAATTACTATGGATGCAAACGGGTAACAGAAGCTCTCCTTCCTCTACTGAAACTTTCCACATCGGGAGGAAGGATCGTCAATGTATCCTCCCTTGCATCGGAGTTAAAG AGAATGCCGAGCGAGAAGCTACGGAACGACCTGAGCAACATTGAGATCTGGGATGAGGCGCGAATCGAGGCGCTGCTGAAGACCTTCGTGGAAGATGTGAAGGAGGGACGGCTGGAAGAGGCGGGTTGGCCGACGATGCTGCCTGCTTACAGCATGTCGAAGATGGTAATCAACCTCTACGCGAGGATCCTAGCGAGGCGGCACCCGGAGATGCGCGTCATCTGCGTGCGCCCCGGTTTCGTGAAGACGGACATCAACTGGAACCTTGGGACCCTGACGCCTGAACAGGGCGCCAGGGGCCCGGTCATGCTGTCCCTGCTCTCTCAAGAAGGTCCGACCGGGTGCTACTTTGATCAGACAGAGTTGGTGAATGTTTGGTAA